A stretch of the Musa acuminata AAA Group cultivar baxijiao chromosome BXJ2-7, Cavendish_Baxijiao_AAA, whole genome shotgun sequence genome encodes the following:
- the LOC135616751 gene encoding protein SHORT INTERNODES 1-like, with translation MAEFLLGGGGGSQQHRGDQQGVIPPSESFFLYGGRGSRSEDVAYTRGFELWQHHQIQREDQLYSSAGLPDDLPSLAGRPMRGGPGGGSGGVSCQDCGNQAKKDCAHLRCRTCCKSRGFQCPTHVKSTWVPAAKRRERQQQLGGLVQHDDSHRGEGRAAGEVSGGSGGGGDTSKRPREIMAFAGLPTAMATTTTYGGSLDSDSLPPEVSAEAVFRCVRVSPVDEADDEYAYQTAVSIGGHVFRGILYDHGADTEYPSPSSSRYQLNHGEGSSSPAAVAAAVITAGHPVITATAGATELLDPYATPLSAFMAGTQFFPHQHRP, from the exons ATGGCGGAATTCCTTCTCGGAGGTGGCGGTGGCAGCCAGCAACATCGCGGAGATCAGCAAGGGGTGATCCCTCCCTCGGAGAGCTTCTTCCTTTACGGCGGTCGCGGAAGCAGGAGCGAGGACGTCGCTTACACCCGAGGCTTCGAGCTGTGGCAGCATCACCAGATCCAGCGGGAGGACCAGTTGTATTCCTCCGCCGGACTCCCTGATGATCTGCCGTCGCTTGCGGGGAGGCCGATGCGAGGAGGCCCGGGCGGTGGCAGCGGCGGGGTGAGTTGCCAGGACTGCGGCAACCAGGCCAAGAAGGATTGTGCACACCTGAGGTGCCGGACCTGCTGCAAGAGCCGCGGCTTCCAGTGCCCCACCCACGTCAAGAGCACCTGGGTCCCCGCCGCCAAGCGCCGCGAGCGCCAGCAGCAACTCGGCGGCTTGGTGCAGCACGACGACAGCCATCGCGGGGAGGGCCGAGCTGCGGGCGAGGTAAGCGGCggcagcggtggcggtggcgaTACTTCCAAGAGGCCGAGGGAGATCATGGCCTTCGCCGGACTACCAACTGCCATGGCAACCACCACCACGTATG GAGGAAGTCTCGACTCCGACAGCTTACCGCCGGAAGTGAGCGCGGAGGCCGTGTTCCGGTGCGTGCGCGTGAGCCCCGTGGACGAAGCGGACGACGAGTACGCGTACCAAACCGCCGTGAGCATCGGCGGGCATGTGTTCAGGGGCATACTGTATGATCACGGCGCCGACACCGAGTACCCATCCCCGTCGTCATCTCGTTATCAGCTCAACCATGGCGAAGGCTCTTCCTCTCCTGCGGCCGTCGCTGCTGCTGTTATTACTGCCGGGCACCCGGTCATTACTGCCACTGCTGGAGCCACTGAACTGCTCGACCCATACGCGACCCCGCTGAGCGCCTTCATGGCGGGCACTCAATTCTTCCCCCACCAACACAGGCCGTAG
- the LOC103990523 gene encoding uncharacterized protein LOC103990523 isoform X1 codes for MATVAAASLISTPLRSSSLPTSLCCRRWGSIWGPKEGIWMACSLFFPKNCGTRRTTICAVNQDAEKSFKKTVEVDRLIDMLKVANARELDQLVVENVLAFNEDFWIRLAARTDTCKSDDDKKDYEELAACVMSIVDRLVHKTNERIESATDVLKAILNPVVDDVEEISWPPRNPEALTLMEKELEKREQEGQLDEGFLSEVNAQLRQAKEDGDKPGLEAMLQKVLQIYASKVLRKRSYVYKGGKVLAGEKFLETVIEAPEDHWNRLLIEGLNIGKGEVAPEDFYAVIKKRIERVLIRTEGGSYQQRVLVEYLRGIQSRAEEIVQALGGPHP; via the exons ATGGCGACGGTGGCAGCAGCTTCTCTGATCTCTACTCCACTCCGATCATCTTCTCTTCCCACG AGCTTGTGCTGTCGGCGGTGGGGAAGTATTTGGGGTCCGAAAGAGGGTATCTGGATGGCATGTTCTCTTTTCTTTCCAAAGAATTGCGGCACCAG GAGGACAACAATATGTGCAGTCAATCAAGATGCTGAAAAATCTTTTAAGAAGACCGTAGAAGTAGACCGTCTTATTGACATGTTGAAAGTTGCAAATGCTAGGGAA CTTGATCAACTTGTTGTTGAAAATGTTCTCGCATTTAACGAGGATTTTTGGATCCGCCTTGCTGCTAGAACAGATACTTGCAAATCAGATGATGACAAA AAGGATTATGAAGAATTAGCTGCATGTGTAATGAGCATAGTCGACCGCCTAGTCCATAAAACAAAT GAAAGGATAGAATCTGCAACTGATGTTCTTAAGGCAATTTTGAATCCTGTAGTGGATGATGTTGAAGAGATATCGTGGCCACCGAGAAATCCTGAGGCTCTTACTCTGATGGAGAAA GAACTAGAGAAGAGAGAACAAGAAGGACAACTGGATGAAGGATTTCTGTCAGAGGTTAATGCCCAATTACGTCAG GCAAAAGAAGATGGAGATAAGCCAGGTCTTGAGGCTATGCTGCAAAAGGTTTTGCAAATATATGCTTCCAAAGTACTTAGAAAACGTAGCTATGTATACAAAG GGGGCAAAGTTTTGGCAGGAGAAAAGTTTCTTGAAACTGTCATAGAAG CTCCAGAGGACCATTGGAATAGGCTATTGATCGAAGGACTTAATATTGGAAAAGGAGAAGTTGCACCTGAAGATTTTTATGCTGTTATAAAGAAACGTATTGAGCGGGTCTTAATACGTACA GAGGGGGGTTCTTACCAACAGCGTGTTCTTGTCGAGTATCTTAGAGGCATACAATCAAGAGCAGAGGAAATTGTCCAAGCACTTGGAGGGCCACATCCATGA
- the LOC103990523 gene encoding uncharacterized protein LOC103990523 isoform X2 produces MFSFLSKELRHQLDQLVVENVLAFNEDFWIRLAARTDTCKSDDDKKDYEELAACVMSIVDRLVHKTNERIESATDVLKAILNPVVDDVEEISWPPRNPEALTLMEKELEKREQEGQLDEGFLSEVNAQLRQAKEDGDKPGLEAMLQKVLQIYASKVLRKRSYVYKGGKVLAGEKFLETVIEAPEDHWNRLLIEGLNIGKGEVAPEDFYAVIKKRIERVLIRTEGGSYQQRVLVEYLRGIQSRAEEIVQALGGPHP; encoded by the exons ATGTTCTCTTTTCTTTCCAAAGAATTGCGGCACCAG CTTGATCAACTTGTTGTTGAAAATGTTCTCGCATTTAACGAGGATTTTTGGATCCGCCTTGCTGCTAGAACAGATACTTGCAAATCAGATGATGACAAA AAGGATTATGAAGAATTAGCTGCATGTGTAATGAGCATAGTCGACCGCCTAGTCCATAAAACAAAT GAAAGGATAGAATCTGCAACTGATGTTCTTAAGGCAATTTTGAATCCTGTAGTGGATGATGTTGAAGAGATATCGTGGCCACCGAGAAATCCTGAGGCTCTTACTCTGATGGAGAAA GAACTAGAGAAGAGAGAACAAGAAGGACAACTGGATGAAGGATTTCTGTCAGAGGTTAATGCCCAATTACGTCAG GCAAAAGAAGATGGAGATAAGCCAGGTCTTGAGGCTATGCTGCAAAAGGTTTTGCAAATATATGCTTCCAAAGTACTTAGAAAACGTAGCTATGTATACAAAG GGGGCAAAGTTTTGGCAGGAGAAAAGTTTCTTGAAACTGTCATAGAAG CTCCAGAGGACCATTGGAATAGGCTATTGATCGAAGGACTTAATATTGGAAAAGGAGAAGTTGCACCTGAAGATTTTTATGCTGTTATAAAGAAACGTATTGAGCGGGTCTTAATACGTACA GAGGGGGGTTCTTACCAACAGCGTGTTCTTGTCGAGTATCTTAGAGGCATACAATCAAGAGCAGAGGAAATTGTCCAAGCACTTGGAGGGCCACATCCATGA
- the LOC135616752 gene encoding protein DETOXIFICATION 46, chloroplastic-like translates to MRPVLQPGAGNDCSAIVLSLIDAMVMGLGRCWDLAAIGPGNVPCDYLCHIFMFLSIAAARLHLGHDRHLRTYGLR, encoded by the exons ATGAGACCGGTTCTCCAACCTGG GGCCGGGAACGATTGTTCTGCGATTGTGTTGAGCCTCATCGATGCGATGGTTATGGGCCTGGGAAGATGCTGGGACCTCGCCGCCATAG GGCCGGGAAATGTTCCTTGCGATTACCTGTGCCACATCTTCATGTTTCTGTCGATCGCCGCTGCACGACTTCACCTCGGACATGATCGCCACTTG AGAACATATGGACTGAGATAG